In the genome of Ferrovibrio terrae, the window ATATTTCGCCCCGGCATCGGGCGACAGGCCGACCATGTGCAGTTTCGCCGCCACGATCTCGTCCAGCAGGTCCTGCGGCAGGTCGTAGAATTCCTTCAGCGGCACTTGGATATTCTGCGCCACCGTCAGCGAGGAGAACAGCGCGCCATCCTGGAACAGCACGCCGAAGCGCTGGCGCACCGCGCGCAACTCGTCCGGACCGCCGTTGATCATGTCGGTGCCAAGCAGGCGGATGCTGCCGGTGACGGGATGATTGAGGCCGATGATGGTGCGCAGCAGGACAGACTTGCCGGTGCCAGACCCGCCGACCACGCCGATCACCTCACCGCGATAGACGTCGAGGTCGAGGCCCTGATGGATCACGTTGTCATCAAAACGGTTCACGAGCCCGCGCACGCTGATCACCGTATCCCGCTGTCTGTCCGGTGTCCCCATGTTCAGATTTCCAAGAAGTTGAACATGATGGAAAACAGCGCATCGAACACGATGACAAGGAAGATCGACTGCACCACCGAGCGCGTGGTCAACCGGCCAACGCTCTCGGCATCGCGCTTGACGCGCAGGCCTTCGTAGCAGCCGACCATCGCGATCAGCGCGGCAAAGACCGGCGCCTTGACGAGGCCGACGAAGAAAGTGCGCAACCCCACGGCATCATGCAGGCGATTGAAGAACAGGTCCGGGTTGATGCCGAGCGTGCTCCAGGCCATCAGCGCGCCGCCGACCAGTCCCATGACATCGGCGAAGAAGGTCAGCACCGGCAGGGTCAGCATCAGTGCGAACAGGCGCGGCAGCACCAGCACAACGACGGGATCTAGCCCCAGCGTGCGCATGGCGGCGACCTCCTCGTTCACCTTCATGGTGCCGATCTGGGCGGTGAAGGCGCTGCCTGAGCGGCCGGCAATCAGGATGGCGGTGAGCAGCACCCCAAGTTCACGCAGCACCGAGATCCCGATCAGGTCGACCACGAACAGCTCGGCCCCGAATTTCTGCAGCTGGCTGGCACCCTGATAGGCCATCACCATGCCGATCAGGAAAGACAGCAGCCCGACGATCGGCAGCGCCTTGAGCCCGGTCTCCTCCATATGATGCACCATGGAGGTAAAGCGCATCTGGCCGGGGCGGAAGGCTGTGAGCACCGCTGTCTCGGTCACTTCGCCGATGAATGAGGTAAAACGTCGCGCTTCGCGTGCGAAGAACAGGGTGAGCCAGCCGAGATGTCGCACAAAACCGGCAAAGCCGCCATCGATCCTGGGCCAGACCGTCACCGCCTCGCCGCAACCACGCGCATAGTCGAACAGCGCGCGATGCTCGTGCCGTGGCGCGGGCCATTCGACCGAGAAACCCTGATCCTCAAGCTGGCGATACAGACGGGCGAGCAGCAACGCACCGGCGGTATCAAGCCGCTGCAGACCGCCGGTGTCGAGCCGGGCCAATTGCTGGCCGCCATCGCGCAGATGCTCGTGCAACAGCCCGGCCGTGGCCAGCCCGCCCAGCCGCATGAGCAAGGCGCTGGCATGCGCCAGCGTCCAGTCGCCCGTCAGGCTGAACCGCAGCGTCCGTCCGTCCCGTCCTGCCTGCAGCTTTCCGTCGGCCATATGCCCCGAAAACCCCAAATGAAGAAGCCTTGCCGAACAGTTAGCAGAAATGACAGTCTTGGAAAACCGATGCCCGGTGACAGGTCGGCTATACCGTCCCGCCAGGGACATCATGCGAGGGGGACATCATGCCGCGCTTTGCCGCCAACCTGAGCTTCCTGTTCCAGGACGAGCCCTTCCTCGACCGTTTCGCCGCCGCCGCCGACCAGGGCTTCCAGGCCGTCGAATTCATGTTCCCCTACGACCATTCGGCTGCTGCCGTGGCCTCGGCCGTACGGGCGGCCGGGGTGCAGGTGGTGCTGTTCAACACCCCCGCCGGCGACTGGGCCAAGGGTGAGCGCGGGCTGGCCGCGCTGCCCAGCCGGCGGCAGGATTTCCGCGCCGCCATGGCGCGGACCTTCGAATATGCCGAGGCTTTCAACTGCCCACGCATCCATGTGGTGGCCGGCATGCAGCCTTCAGGTGCGGATCGCCGTGCCATGGAAGCCTGTTTCATGGACAACCTGGCCTGGGCGGCGCAGCAGGCTGCGGGGATGGGTCGCATGCTGATGCTGGAGCCGCTCAACCAGCGCGACAATCCGGGTTTCTTCCTCAGCGATTTCGATTTCGCCGAGAAAGTGATCACCGATATCGGCGCCCCCAACCTGCGCCTGCAGTTCGACGTCTATCATGCGCAGATTACCCATGGTGACATCACCAAACGGATCGAACGGCAGATGCCGTGGATCGGCCATGTGCAGATCGCCAACCCGCCCGACCGCCGCGAACCGGGCAACGGCGAGATCGACTACCGCTATATCCTCGAGACCTTTGACCGGCTGGGCTATGACGGCTGGATCGGCTGCGAATACCGCCCAACCGGCAGCACGGTGGAGAGCCTCGGCTGGATCAGGGACTACGGCGTGGTGCCGCCGAAGAAGCCGACTAATCCATAAGCCAGTTAATCCATAAGACCGGGCAGCCAGAGCGCAATCGCCGGGAAGCCGATCAGCAGGGCGACGCGCACCAGATCCGCCACCACGAAAGGCAGGATGCCGCGGATGACGGTTTCCAGCCTCACATTGCCGACCCCCTGAATGACGAACAGGTTCATGCCGACTGGCGGCACGATCATGCCAATCTCGATAATCGTGACCATGTAAATGCCGAACCAGATCGGATCGATGCCTAACGCCTGCACCAGCGGGAACACGAATGGCAGGGTCAGCAGCATCATCGCCAGGTCATCCATCAGCGCGCCGAGGATGACGTAGAATCCGGTCAGCAGGATCAGGAACAGCACCGGGCTCAGATTGAGGGCCTGAATCTGCTGCACCACGAATTGCGGTGCATTGGTGACTTCGAGGAAGAAATTGAACAGGCCCGCGCCGATCAGGATCAGGAAGATCATCGCACTGGTGGCTGCGGTTTCGCGCAAAGAGTCGCGGAAGCGACCCAGGGTCATCGAGCGGCTGAGCACTGCGAACAGCAAAGCACCGACGGCGCCCACCGAGGCGGCTTCATTCGGCGAGAATACCCCGATGAACATGCCGCCGATCACGATGGCGAACAGCAGGAAGACCGGCCAGACCGTTTTCAGCGTACGGCGGCGCTGCGGC includes:
- a CDS encoding ABC transporter ATP-binding protein; translation: MGTPDRQRDTVISVRGLVNRFDDNVIHQGLDLDVYRGEVIGVVGGSGTGKSVLLRTIIGLNHPVTGSIRLLGTDMINGGPDELRAVRQRFGVLFQDGALFSSLTVAQNIQVPLKEFYDLPQDLLDEIVAAKLHMVGLSPDAGAKYPAELSGGMRKRAGLARALALDPEIVFFDEPTAGLDPIGAAAFDQLVRDLQRALGLTVFMVTHDLDSLHAICDRIAVLAEKKVLLTGPMDVMLKAQHPWVVEYFHGPRARAAAITATLEERT
- a CDS encoding ABC transporter permease — its product is MADGKLQAGRDGRTLRFSLTGDWTLAHASALLMRLGGLATAGLLHEHLRDGGQQLARLDTGGLQRLDTAGALLLARLYRQLEDQGFSVEWPAPRHEHRALFDYARGCGEAVTVWPRIDGGFAGFVRHLGWLTLFFAREARRFTSFIGEVTETAVLTAFRPGQMRFTSMVHHMEETGLKALPIVGLLSFLIGMVMAYQGASQLQKFGAELFVVDLIGISVLRELGVLLTAILIAGRSGSAFTAQIGTMKVNEEVAAMRTLGLDPVVVLVLPRLFALMLTLPVLTFFADVMGLVGGALMAWSTLGINPDLFFNRLHDAVGLRTFFVGLVKAPVFAALIAMVGCYEGLRVKRDAESVGRLTTRSVVQSIFLVIVFDALFSIMFNFLEI
- the otnI gene encoding 2-oxo-tetronate isomerase, with the translated sequence MPRFAANLSFLFQDEPFLDRFAAAADQGFQAVEFMFPYDHSAAAVASAVRAAGVQVVLFNTPAGDWAKGERGLAALPSRRQDFRAAMARTFEYAEAFNCPRIHVVAGMQPSGADRRAMEACFMDNLAWAAQQAAGMGRMLMLEPLNQRDNPGFFLSDFDFAEKVITDIGAPNLRLQFDVYHAQITHGDITKRIERQMPWIGHVQIANPPDRREPGNGEIDYRYILETFDRLGYDGWIGCEYRPTGSTVESLGWIRDYGVVPPKKPTNP
- a CDS encoding TRAP transporter large permease, which codes for MTAAWLGVIGFGAVLVLMFVQVPVAVAMGVVGAVGFLWLQGWDGLAYVMGSSPFESVIPYSLSTVPLFVMMGVFATYAGLSRQLYDAAYAFLGHYRGGLALATIGACAAFGSICGSAIATAATMCRVALPEMRRRGYADSLASATIAAGGTLGILIPPSIILLIYALLTEQSLGKLYVAALLPGVLGTVLYMLAIAVATRLNPAIGPAGERMSWPQRRRTLKTVWPVFLLFAIVIGGMFIGVFSPNEAASVGAVGALLFAVLSRSMTLGRFRDSLRETAATSAMIFLILIGAGLFNFFLEVTNAPQFVVQQIQALNLSPVLFLILLTGFYVILGALMDDLAMMLLTLPFVFPLVQALGIDPIWFGIYMVTIIEIGMIVPPVGMNLFVIQGVGNVRLETVIRGILPFVVADLVRVALLIGFPAIALWLPGLMD